From the genome of Streptomyces sp. NBC_01304:
AACCGCAACCTGGTTCTGACCGACGGCGCCCGCGTCGACTCCGTGCCGAACCTGGAGATCGAGACCGGCGAGATCGTCGGCGCGGGCCACGCCTCCGCGACCGGCCGCTTCGACGACGAGCAGCTCTTCTATCTGCAGGCCCGAGGCATCCCGGCCGACGAGGCCCGCCGCCTCGTGGTCCGTGGCTTCTTCACCGAGCTGGTCCAGCAGATCGGTGTCCCCGACATCGAGGAGCGCCTCATCGCCAAGATCGAGGCCGAGCTGGAGGCGTCCGTCTGATGTCGGACTTCGTCAAGGCGTGTGCGCTGAGCGAGCTGGAGGAGGACACCCCGAAGCGGGTGGAACTCGACGGCACGCCGGTGTCCCTCGTCAAGACCGAGGGCGAGGTGTTCGCGATCAACGACATCTGCTCGCACGCGAACGTGTCGCTCTCGGAGGGCGAGGTCGAAGACTGCCACATCGAGTGCTGGCTGCACGGCTCCAGCTTCGACCTGCGTACCGGCAAGCCCGACAGCCTTCCCGCGACGCGCCCCGTCCCCGTATACCCCGTAAAGATCGAAGGGGACGATGTGCTCGTCTCCGTCACACAGGAGTCCTGAGGCACCATGGCAACGCTTGAAATCCGCGACCTGCACGTCACCGTCGAGGTCGAGAACGGCACCAAGGAAATCCTCAAGGGTGTCGACCTGACCGTGAAGCAGGGCGAGACGCACGCCATCATGGGCCCCAACGGCTCCGGCAAGTCGACGCTCGCCTACTCCATCGCCGGTCAC
Proteins encoded in this window:
- a CDS encoding non-heme iron oxygenase ferredoxin subunit, whose amino-acid sequence is MSDFVKACALSELEEDTPKRVELDGTPVSLVKTEGEVFAINDICSHANVSLSEGEVEDCHIECWLHGSSFDLRTGKPDSLPATRPVPVYPVKIEGDDVLVSVTQES